The following proteins come from a genomic window of Triticum aestivum cultivar Chinese Spring chromosome 6A, IWGSC CS RefSeq v2.1, whole genome shotgun sequence:
- the LOC123131658 gene encoding uncharacterized protein, translating to MLRLRGCILVRLLSSPATSQGPPLHRPLSAAAVSPNPSFVADDYLVSTCGLTRAQALKASAKLSHLKSPAKPDAVLAFLAGLGLSAGDVAAVVAKDPLFLCASVEKTLGPVAIELAGLGLSHSEIARLIPLSFVHFRSRSIVSKLRYYLPLLGSSENLFRVLKKGYLAGADIEGTVKPNVALLRQCGLDDCDITKLSLAKGGVLSSKPERVRVMVACAEGLGVPRGSGMFRHALDAVGFLGEEKIAAKVAYLKKTFRWSDAEVSIALRMAPCVLRKSKELLQRRSDFLISEVGLEPSYIAERSIIINYKLEGRMKPRYYVVKFLMENGLLKCNPGYYYTAFKVREKVFVEKFISPHTEVAPHLAEDYATACEGVVPARFRFT from the coding sequence atgctccGCCTCCGTGGCTGCATCCTCGTGCGGCTCCTCTCTTCTCCCGCCACCTCTCAGGGCCCCCCTCTCCACCGCCCCCTCTCCGCGGCCGCCGTTTCCCCAAACCCTAGCTTCGTCGCCGACGACTACCTCGTCTCCACCTGCGGCCTCACCCGAGCCCAGGCACTCAAGGCCTCCGCCAAGCTCTCCCACCTCAAGTCCCCCGCCAAGCCCGACGCCGTCCTCGCCTTCCTCGCTGGCCTCGGCctctccgccggcgatgtcgccgccgtcgtcgccaaGGACCCGCTGTTCCTCTGCGCCAGCGTGGAGAAAACCCTGGGCCCCGTCGCAATTGAGCTCGCCGGCCTCGGCCTGTCGCATTCCGAGATCGCGCGCCTCATCCCGCTCTCCTTCGTCCACTTCCGCTCCAGGTCCATTGTTTCCAAGCTGCGGTACTACCTGCCCCTCTTAGGCTCCTCGGAGAACCTCTTCCGGGTGCTCAAGAAAGGCTACCTCGCCGGTGCTGACATCGAGGGGACGGTCAAGCCCAATGTTGCGCTCTTACGACAGTGCGGGCTAGATGATTGCGATATCACCAAGCTGTCCCTCGCTAAGGGCGGAGTCCTGAGCAGCAAGCCAGAGCGCGTCCGGGTGATGGTGGCATGCGCCGAAGGCCTTGGCGTACCTCGTGGCTCGGGGATGTTCAGGCACGCGTTGGATGCCGTCGGATTCCTCGGTGAGGAGAAGATCGCCGCCAAAGTGGCCTACTTGAAGAAGACGTTCAGGTGGTCAGACGCTGAGGTGAGCATTGCTCTGCGTATGGCTCCGTGTGTGCTGAGGAAGTCAAAGGAATTACTGCAGCGCAGGTCTGATTTCCTCATCTCTGAGGTGGGGTTGGAACCGTCCTACATTGCTGAACGGTCAATAATTATCAATTACAAGCTGGAGGGCCGGATGAAACCCAGGTACTACGTTGTAAAGTTTCTCATGGAAAATGGATTGCTCAAGTGCAACCCAGGCTACTACTATACCGCTTTCAAGGTGAGAGAGAAGGTATTCGTGGAGAAGTTCATTTCCCCTCACACGGAAGTTGCGCCGCACCTCGCTGAAGACTATGCAACAGCTTGTGAAGGGGTAGTGCCGGCTAGATTCAGATTTACATGA
- the LOC123131659 gene encoding GTPase Obg-like, with protein sequence MANRKNVMAMLFLTTIVAVAATRPAETYGVAEENTLKMATPSRKGVDATLAATHVVAAEKSIKKAESATTPEEAAAAKQDGAKSASAALKYNAISQQENGKGSSTSLGRKEAANTLAAAHYAATEKSIKKAETAKTPAKVVAAKRDAAKSVDNALKYGAISRKAAGTSSSTSPNRKEGTTDAAKMFTKKAETATTPEEAAAAKQAAAKSTAAASKYGVISQQVAGTSSSTSPSRKEAAGTLAGARIAAAEKSIKKAETTTRPEEATSAKKDAAKSEADAMKYGAISQQAAGKNGA encoded by the coding sequence ATGGCCAACAGAAAGAATGTCATGGCCATGTTATTTCTCACCACCATTGTGGCGGTGGCGGCCACAAGGCCAGCCGAGACCTATGGCGTTGCGGAGGAGAACACATTGAAGATGGCTACGCCCAGCAGGAAAGGGGTTGACGCTACCTTAGCAGCTACACATGTTGTTGCCGCCGAGAAGTCCATCAAGAAGGCTGAAAGCGCCACCACACCAGAAGAGGCCGCGGCTGCCAAGCAAGATGGAGCAAAATCTGCTTCTGCTGCATTAAAGTACAATGCCATCTCTCAGCAGGAAAATGGTAAAGGTTCTTCTACCTCCCTAGGCAGGAAAGAAGCAGCCAATACTTTAGCCGCCGCACACTATGCCGCCACCGAGAAGTCCATCAAGAAGGCCGAAACCGCCAAGACACCTGCAAAGGTCGTGGCTGCCAAGCGAGACGCAGCAAAGTCTGTTGACAATGCATTAAAGTATGGTGCCATCTCTCGGAAAGCAGCCGGTACAAGTTCTTCTACCTCCCCCAATAGGAAAGAAGGCACCACTGATGCTGCTAAGATGTTCACCAAGAAGGCTGAAACCGCTACCACACCTGAAGAGGCCGCGGCTGCCAAGCAAGCTGCAGCCAAGTCTACCGCTGCTGCATCAAAGTATGGTGTCATTTCTCAGCAAGTAGCTGGTACAAGTTCTTCTACCTCCCCTAGCAGGAAAGAAGCTGCCGGTACCTTGGCAGGTGCTCGCATAGCTGCTGCCGAGAAGTCCATCAAGAAGGCTGAAACCACCACAAGACCTGAAGAGGCAACATCCGCTAAGAAGGATGCCGCGAAATCCGAGGCTGATGCAATGAAGTACGGGGCCATCTCTCAGCAGGCCGCCGGCAAAAATGGTGCCTAA